The Halonatronomonas betaini nucleotide sequence TCCACTGGCAGATAATCCTTAAGCCTCTCCAGATAGTCTCTGGCTTCAGAACCAGCTTCAACCTTCTCCTGGGAGCCGATTCCAAGAAAATACCTGTTGGCCAGAGTATGAAATACCTGCCCCCGCTCAATCTGTGCCTGCTGCTTTTCAGTCTTATTATAACCTGATGGCCAGATTAATTTATCGATATACCGACTTCTAAAATCCAAAGGACAGGTCAGATAGGTCTTAATCGCTGTCTGACTGAAATAAAACTTTTCAAGTTCCTTAACTGCCATCTGTCTCACCTGCCTCCCTGATAAATTCACTCAAAACCTCAAAGGCCAGTGCCGGCCTGACATTTCTGGAATAACCACTATCATAGATGATCTTCTTATGGGATGTCAAAAGTAGATTCGATTTAGCTCTAGTTATTCCGACATATAATAGCCTCAATTTTTCCGAGATAATATCTATCTTCGCCTCTTTTAAAGGATCTCCTTTTTCCTTTTTATTTAAATATTCCTCCAGGCTTGCCCTGGCTAAAGCCACTGGATTACTGGCCTTATCCTTTAAATAATAATATTCAGATCGGAAACTATCAGTAAAACTTGCAGGAAAATTCTCAGCAGTCAGTCCAGTAATAAAGACTGTATACCATTCCAGCCCTTTGGCCTGATGCAGGGTACTGATTGTTATCATTCCTGCCTCAGGGTTAAAGCCTTTCCGGTCGGCAATCTTTTTAGCAAACTGCTGATATTGATCAGTAAACTGATTAAAATCCTCTAAAAGTTCAGCCAGCTTAATTCCTGGCCGCTTATTCAACTCAGATTTAAAGTGAAGGGCAATATTCTGGGCTAAGGCCAGCTCTTCACCGGCAAGTTCTACATCCTCAGCCAGCATCAAAACCAGTTCATCTGGAGGCAGAGCCTGACTGGCCTTAAGCCAGTTCTTTAAAAGCCTGATCGTCTCCTTTAAAAACTCCCTGGACCGGCTATTTAAACCCTTTAACTCCCGGTCTAAAACCCCGTCACCACCAAGAGGATACAACACCTCTTCTGGCTTATTGGCCTTAAAAAACTCCCTGATCTTATCTTCCTGTAACTTAACGTCCTGCTCACCATTCTCATTAATACTATCAGTCTGGCCCTGGTTTTTATAGCCATCAGCCCGGTCAGACTCACCATTGCCAGATTTATTTTCCCTATCAATAAACTCAGGCAAAAATAAATTATAAACAAGTTCAGTAAAATACTCCTCAGACTGGGGACTGGCAATAAAATTCAACAGACGATGAAACTTCTCAATAATTAAAATCTCTTCACCAATAAAGCTGCCAGTATTCTGATAATCTACACCCTTACTCTTTAACTTATCAGCAATCTTTAAAAGCATATAATTGTAAGGAACTAAAATAGCCAGAGTCTTTTCAGGATTATTCTCAGTCTGACGGATAGCCTGGGCAACAATCTTATCCAGCTCCTCTTCAGAATCTTTAAAGGTATAAGAACCAATCGTATACCCGTCAGTCTCAGGATTAACCAGCACGCCATCCTCATAGACTGGCTTAATATATTTCTCTTCAACAGCCTGCCGGCAGCTCTCTGCAGGAAACTCATTAACAATCCATTTAACAAAATAATTGGCCAGCTCAATAATCTCCTCGGTACTTCTGCTGGATTCCAGCATATAATTAACCTTAACCTGGTCCTTATTATTATATTTTCTGAAAACTTCAGGGTCAGCCAGAGTAAAGGTTGACATAATCGACTGATTAGGGTCCCCAACTTTAATTAAATTCCTGCTATCAGCAGCCAGCTTTAAAAGTATCCTGTTCTGAACCAGATTAGAATCCTGGGCCTCATCTTCAAAGATATATCTATATTTAGACTGAAGCCTTGCTAATAACTCCTGATCTTTATCCAGCAATTTACTGGCCTTAACGATCAGGTCAGTATAATCAAGCATTCCGGCCCGGTTTAAATATTTCTGGTATTCAATATATGTAAGAAGTGAC carries:
- a CDS encoding ATP-dependent helicase, encoding MIKLRPGQEEVAEYQGGYLSVSAVPGAGKTTILAYLAAELISEGFVDDSKILIVTYMNSAVYNFRKKINDFLDRSGYLNANFEVKTIHSLAHGIINERPDEILVTDDFEVIDDGEQHRILNQILKRLDFGRNELLQFLDYEDGDYGYDKAVKKWLGKDLPGFIKSMISDFKYKDISIDQASKLLEACSNKDQYLNWSLLTYIEYQKYLNRAGMLDYTDLIVKASKLLDKDQELLARLQSKYRYIFEDEAQDSNLVQNRILLKLAADSRNLIKVGDPNQSIMSTFTLADPEVFRKYNNKDQVKVNYMLESSRSTEEIIELANYFVKWIVNEFPAESCRQAVEEKYIKPVYEDGVLVNPETDGYTIGSYTFKDSEEELDKIVAQAIRQTENNPEKTLAILVPYNYMLLKIADKLKSKGVDYQNTGSFIGEEILIIEKFHRLLNFIASPQSEEYFTELVYNLFLPEFIDRENKSGNGESDRADGYKNQGQTDSINENGEQDVKLQEDKIREFFKANKPEEVLYPLGGDGVLDRELKGLNSRSREFLKETIRLLKNWLKASQALPPDELVLMLAEDVELAGEELALAQNIALHFKSELNKRPGIKLAELLEDFNQFTDQYQQFAKKIADRKGFNPEAGMITISTLHQAKGLEWYTVFITGLTAENFPASFTDSFRSEYYYLKDKASNPVALARASLEEYLNKKEKGDPLKEAKIDIISEKLRLLYVGITRAKSNLLLTSHKKIIYDSGYSRNVRPALAFEVLSEFIREAGETDGS